Sequence from the Magallana gigas chromosome 4, xbMagGiga1.1, whole genome shotgun sequence genome:
acaattaaattaaattttaaaatctcacaaaaaaaaaatgtaaaattaacaagacttatttacttaaattaaatattttactttataattattcaggtatgtatatttttattttcaatatcatttttatctttttatcctatcaaactattaaaaattcatttcaaatattaaaagtgGCTTAATCGCTCATATTATGGAAAATCACGTCCTTATAATTGCTGTAACAAGCGtcattgttttgataaaaattttataatttgttcgGAAAATTGATTTCAACCAGCTCTGTAGACCGACTAGTTGTAGCTTTATAAAAACACATGCTcacaattaaatgttcaaagGAAAATCAGTTCTCCTAATTAAAACACAAAGGAAAAAGCtacttataattaaaattgtatgaTTCTTCACATCGCACGggttttattcagttttaaactAAGTGTTGCCCTGAAAAGATATATACACGTATATTCtgtgattttcataaaacaatggCTAGGCGTTCTAGTGTGCGTGAAGATAGACATTTTCTTGTGCGGTACTTGTGCGATGACAATTTTCAAGTGCGGAGTTGTGCATACTTCCGACGTGAGAGTGACATTACGATCACTGTTAGTGAGGAGTATGATGTTCAGTGGGGCCGGGCCAAAGAAGTTGACAGAGCCGTTGTCCTTGATTCCGGGTCCGACCAGGAACTTCGAGTGAAGATGAGAGAGTTGGAGACCAGGACTGAGCCCTCATCCCCAACACCTCCCGCAAGCCTGTTATCGCCATCACCACCTCCATCACCCCCAACCCCAGCACCGAAGCGTCAGAAAACCACCATATCTTTCGTAAGTAAATTTTTCAAGTTCGTTAGTTTTTATATCTTTACTAAAAATGTAATAGTAATAGACGAAGTTGATAAAGAATTTAACGATTGTTAATTATtatgattatattatttattcatttattttaccaGACATGGAATTTTGACCCGCTTGCATACTAGTAATTTTTGTTATAAGAGTAAATTGATCTAACCTGTTAAGACTAGTCAGTGATTAAGCAgtcttgttttcatttatatttagtacttgaaaattttaaaaaatgatatatatacattgaaGAAGGCTACTAAATTGTTATGCATGCATGCATttgtaaactttatatttttctttattttattatacaaattcaataaatattatttacttaaattattGTATTGCTACCACATGTTCATGCATGTAAATTGGTGTAAAATCCCGATCTAAATGTTGATATCTTGTCAAAAACCAACATTAAAGCCTTGTACATAtggatttaaagaaatattatttactCATTCATACACATGATACATATAATTAAACATTGATCTCCACAAAATTCACATTTAACGATTGTTTTCTACATGAACACCTCGCCGTCAACGGACataatgatttgtttaaattgttGCAAATAACAATTGATTGAGTTTTATACCTAATCACAAACTGCACACAAAATCACAGTCAAAAGTTTTGTTCTACATTACGAGCACAGTATACACAATTTCACATCCACGGTTGAAGAAGGTTACTGGCCCTTGCACAAACGTCCTTGTCTGATGTCAGCAAGTTGTTGAAGTGTCCGATGCTTTTCCCTCGCGATCTTTCACTGAACAGTTTTTTTGGCACATCACCGGTTGCATTCCCCTTCATCAACACACACACTGGCACAACTTTGTACACATGGTCAATGTAGGCACAGCATTTCTCCACAGTCATTTCGGTcctccaaaattgcacaacgcACTCTTGCAACTCCTGTTTTGTCCTCGGGGCTTCCCTGGCATCACATCTCTTCAACTCGTTCCACACCATTTCGATGGGGTTAAGGTCAGGACTctctgaaaagaaaataatcattgataaatgaaaaaaaaatattattataaattattactagaaataatttctttattatatgcattatcaatttgatttaacatttataattttttaattatactttgaacaatgtgcataTAAACAAGTCATAAACAGAATATTaacttgaattaaaaaaaaataaattatgtattaACATAATCTACAAATTAGATAATTACCTGCAGGCCAATCGTTCCACCAATTTATCTGGTTCTCATCCATAAATTGCTTGGACAACTTTGACGTGTGTTTCGGGTCGTTGTCTTGTTGAGACCTGTGTCCGTCGTTTCCAACAAACTTTGACTGGATAAATGGCACCAGTATATCGCGCAAAATGTTCTCCACGTAGAATGTAGAGTCCATTATCCCTTCGAAAAGTCTAATTTTTGAAGCTCCTCGTTTGCTTATAGCAGCCCAAACGTGTATCTTGAGTGGATGTTTTGGTTTCGGTAACACTGCGGCACAAGCATCTTTTTGACGGTAACTGTGCAGTTTGTTCTGATGTAACTGAATGGAGCACTCATCCGAAAATATCACATTGTCGAAAGTGTCATCTGCCGCAATTAATCGTTCACAAAATTCAACACGTTTCAGTTTGTTAGCATCACGGACCATTTGTCCATATCTTGGTTTCGAATGAGTATAGCCACTTGCAGCAATAGCCCACTTAGTGGTGGTTAGTCCAAAACTCACACCATCTTCTTTTAACACTCGATGAATTTCTGTGCTCGAAACCGTGCAATCCTTAGCGATACACTACTTTATCAGTTCGGCATCTCTTAAGCTTACACATGTCGACACTTGCGGAATATCAGACTCACAAATGTCCCCAAACAATCCGATCTGGTACTTGTGAATCCAGTAAGATATTGTGTCCCGACAAACTGTGTACACAAGGAACCGCATTTCTCTTCTAATTGCAGCAACCGACAAACCGTCCTTGTGCATCTTAACTATGCGCAGTTTAAGTTCATGATTTATCCGACCCATCTTTCCTAATTACAACACTGAAATCATTAAGTAGTTGATTTAATGTGCTAAGCGCTTAAGGATATTACGCAAGATTATGTAATTGTTAGGTCTACCCACGGTAAAAACGGGGGTCATCCCCACCTCGTATTCTCGCATCCACCCAAATGTGATAACTTAAAATTTACCTGTCTATAGTCtgtattcaaaaaatgttaagcagtaaaataaaaaaaatacttgaaacctttgaataattacaaaaaaaaggaTAGTAGTTTACgtttatagaaaaattgatttactgaaataatattgaataaaaaataaataatgttcacAAGATAAGTAGTTCTTACCTAATTGCTGGTTAATTATTAAACAGACTATAGATATGTACATATTGTCTTCTTTTCTCCAGCTATTCAAATAACATGTAAAAATCTCCGAAATGCGTGTATTCCATTTGTTATGTGGGTATGTGCGAGATAATACGATATCTCtaatgatatttcaaaaaattgctTAACTAACCTtactttatttaattaaaatatatcatatttaaatttgtgtAACTGACATTTATTTTGTGTAGTCGCGCGtgtgacacccccccccccccccccccccacgtggCTTAATAAcaagtgtatatttttttttcatagcatggtactttattttcatttataatgccactcttttttaataaattgcaGACAAAGTCAGGGAAACCCAAAGCTTCAATGATTACATCAGGTTCCCCTCCAACTGTAAACGAACAGACTCTCCCCATTGCTGTGCCTGCAACTGTGCCCACTGGACCACAGACTCCGCCCGTCGTTGTGCCTGCATCTGTGCCCACTGGACCGCAGACTCCGCCCGTTGTTGTGCCTGCATCTGTGCCCACTGGACCGCAGACTCCGCCCGTTGTTGTGCCTGCATCTGTGCCCATAGGACTTCAAACTCCGAGAGCATCTAAACCAGTCGTGAGATTCCGTCCACACCGGTTATCCACCAGTGATAGTGACTCTCTCGTCGGCGGACTTTCGAAGGAAGTGTCCGATCTGCGTAAATCCGTCGACATTGTTAATAAGAAGATAGATGCCACCAACAGGCGCACAACCCATCTAGAAACTCTACGGACAACAGCCATTGCCAATACAAACATCATTATTGACATTATAAGGAGGCAGTCCAGCGACAACACTTTGACGCAGCTGAATTCGGTGATGCACAGCCAGACTAGCGCAGAAGAGACCCCTTCATCAACGCCCACAGATGAAGGAATCCCTCCGGAATTCAAGATTGATGACTCTGAACTTCGCGTCCATGTCCGGGAGTCCAGGAATGCCGGCAATTTCGCGGTGAACCTTACACGGAAACTGTTTCCTGAACTGTTTGGTGAAGGACAGTTGCGATACGAGTATAATTGGTATGGAGGCGGGAAGTTAGAAAAGAAAGAACTGGATCCAGTGAGGAAACAGGTGGTGAAACAGTACGTTGTGTATTTCTTCCCAGAGTTCCAATCTCACGAAGCTTGGAGGAAATGTGTGGTTCCAAAGATAAACGAGTGCCTGAGAAGGAACGATAAGCGTCTGAAGAGGAAGTCCATCGTTATCCCTCAGCTGACCGAGTGCCATTACGACGTTTTTGACTTTGTGGATTAGAGACGATCGGCGTACACGTACTTGTCAATGTGTGTGTAATGAGATTgtgtgtgtcttatgatacatgtattaactacTTGTCATTATGACGAACTTTTTATATGCTATGctgtgaaatttaaaatatattgaagtttcccatttttgaaatctttttcatCTTGCGATAAATATGTGAAACAACTTTTCTGTGTTGTTATTCTGTGTATATAAACATTCTTTATAAAGAGTTAACTTATTAAGAGTTAATGAAGCGAACAAGATACAGGtaaagttttcatttaaatacCCGCTAGGCATTTATACTACTAAATTAAAATTACTGCTTTAATTTAGATAAGAGGTAGTACAATGTCAAGTAGTTTGATCTCAAATATGATGActgtttaattcattaaaaagaagtGGACATACACACAGTGGAAGACTTAACTAATTTGTTCACAATATCGTTATGGTAAAGTACTGGTTTATCGGAGATCATCGATCACCATGTGATGTTATACACAGACTTGTCTCAGGCCTGTGTATTATGGGCAGTCAAGCGGAGAACGATTTCCTGTCAGTGCTTGGGTTGCTTATTTGAcacattttaagaaaaacagGAAACAcatttgaattttcatgttGCCAGTATTTTGCTTACAGAGTGTCGTCGATGCAAATATTCTCTGTTTATGATCttcatatgagagagagagagagagagagagagagagagagaagagagagagagagtgtgtgtgtgtgtttaagGCGTAATTTACCTACTTTCATTTGAACTATaccaattttaaatattcatgaatTATTATTCATATAATAATAGGGTTCATTGTGATTGAATCCAACATGCAGTTTAGTCTGAGTCCACGTGCtacacctgtcaatcaaatcagcctgCTAGCTGCACTACGCGTTTCTTCCATGGTAAAGGAAAAAAGTTTCGTTCTGTTAATTTTCATTCTCTCGATTAGTTTATATTGAAgctttaatgggtttttttttttgcggaGAGGAACATCTTAAAACACGTTTACCAATTTAAGAACGAAATAAAATGACACAATAATTATTGTTACTGttagtaaaattgtttgatacgGGTAGAATTCCTTATGGTCACTCGTTTAACGGATGACCCACCAGTCTATACCTGTGTATTCTGTGCGTTCAAGCGTAGAGTGGATTTCCTGTCAGTGCGATGGTTTCACATCTCTGTGTAAAACAGTTGGGACTAAAGTTAAATACAGTTTACTTTGACAGTCATAAAAAGTTTAAGATGGTGGGGGGTTCGAAAAACGTTATTCGCAACTGTTACAACATATTTTAGCACCTTTATTTATAATCAACacacataaaatgataatatcatgtagtaTTTTCAgagtaaagtaaaattttcattttatgtcaTTGATCGTAAGGTAAACGTTCACCGTGAAGCATGTGCTTGTCACGGACAATAGTATAACATTTACTGTCTTGAGCATCGAGAGACCAAGCCGTAAGATGTGCTACTTCTTgatatggatttaaaaatatttagagtcgGAAAAGTTTAAACtcattaaaaaattggtattttttttttagtttttatctTATCCTACATGTAGATTATatcaagaaaatgataaaaataaaatgtcttcGAAATAATAGCTATATCCACCGTTACATGAAAATTGTTACGGGtgcatataattatttaattaaaatttcttaaaaatcaaatagaGAGTTTTGAATacgtgcatttttaaaatacgtAATCATTTAATGTGAAATGAAGCCATTCATCAGACATTATCAGTACATATTCTTAATATTAGGTGGCCGTCTTATTGTCTAATAGCGTACCCAGGTGCTTGAGCACAtgatcgacccccccccccccccccccgcaagattatagacccccgggactttatcattatttttgttattaaattatccttttatgacatatttctaatctaatttatacattcattgcacaaaattatctaaaacaaatatttttaaaaaatcagaccttctacatatataatacaagaaggttGCTTACTTCGTCCATCTAGAACCTAGTTGTCTTCCTTGCAATAAAACCTCACTTCCGTTGGTTCTAGATGAATCGGTTCAAAACTTGCAACTTGTCGGTGAAAATTGTCCTATTTacttaataaatgtatttacacggGCATGGCATGCAGATATTCAGTGAAGGGAATTATCGGGCTACGACATGAGGTCACCGTTTTTACTGGTAGATGTAGTTTGATagtatattttaacaaatattcatCGGCAGTGCCTCTCGGCTGGCAgacgaagttagcaaccttcttgtattatatgtacagatggtctaattttttttccaaaaatgtttgttttatgtaattttgggcaatggatgaataaattagattagaaatatgtcataaaaggataatttaataaaaaaaataatgataaagtcccgggggtctataatcttggggaggggggggggtcgatcctgtcctcaagcacctgtgataGCGTACAGGTAAAATTCTCCGATCACCTTGTTCAACGGTAGGTCACACCGCCGCGGTTTAAACATGGCTGCAGCGAGGACCGCGATGAGTTAACCGCGATGGTGTAACGCGGAAAGGATTAATTAACCGCGGGGGGAGCGCTGTtaaatacgggatccgcgttgacgGTACTGTATGTTTACCGGATCATTTTATGGCATATATTATACGACATCGCCACCAAATGTCACGCATTACCGCCACCTCGAATTGGGCTTTCTATCCTATGAAAATaggattgaagatatatgtgtcgctttagataaaaattttaaaagaaagaaatattttcatttttctacaaAACTCATTTTCTTTCTGCAAATTATCCAGTTTAAATCAAACgaatttaaaagtaattaataaaattaatttaatttttgaccaGACCGGTCCGGCCCGGTCAATAAACGTCcaactttgaaatattcattagcACGTGATGTGACAAGCTAATTTTAGAATGTACACAAGAGATCGACGCGGAAACGTGGAATAACTCGAAGAGAGAGagcgagaaaaaaaaatgaaagaaacagTTTTACATAAAACGTTGTAATATGAGAATCTATATTGAAGACCACTTTGAGCGGTGGACACGTGTTAAAAACTTCATGTTCATATGAAttcaaacaaatgtaaacaaacatgtCGTATTATCTCGTTCTGTGTGCTGCTTTTCTAAATTACTATTCCCACGCACATGCGCAAATCCACCTCAAACGTTAATcgtttatgaatatttataggTAAATCGCCGagattcattttcaaaatatggaCAGTAATTcgttaatattcattaaaaaattgcaaatttttttataaacttctTTTTCATATATCTAGTCATGCTGACAAAATTTGGGTTTAGTTTTCAACATTGCAAAAAACGgcatatatatcttttaatatttaatttgaatttgaggCAACAGACAAACAACGTGAAAATAGTATTTGAtaacgttttatttttaaaaaaacactttttaataCAATCTATCTGTAACTGGTGTTATGAAatttgtataataataatattaatattatatgaCATTATACACTGGCTagaatacaaaattttataacattttaaatgtaGATCATTAATAAAACTGTAGTAGTTTGATGATATTTAAGATTATCTTCATCAATTTGATTAATAATCCAGTACAATTATGAAAGttcaaattgtttatattttacgGAAGATAGCGaacagaaatttatttttcatcacaGCAATCCTATACTCATTTCAACAAATAAGCGTAGAAGTTGTTTAATGTACAGGAAACTATTACAGTATGGGTTTTCTTAAAGGCTTTAATCGACTTTCTAACTAGCATAATATTTTTACTTAATCGAATGCTAGCTTCCCTTCGCATTTATTACAACTGATTACAAGGGTGAAATTTATGCTCTATGTGAAGTTTTCCGTTGTGGGAGACTCTTCTTGTTGCAATGCAATGGGTTTGCAATGCATTTGCAAATATGCCTGTATATCAGATTTTACTTTGTTCCTAACGTTAAACAAGTGCCTGAATTTGATCCTTTTATTGCAATTGCGAATCATACTGTTGTGAGCTGCTTGTTAGTCAAGGTCTATATAATAAATcactttgaaatgtaaataagttGGTTTTAAAGAATACGAAACATGTTCAACTTggactttattttttatcagtCTCGTTCAGTTTAAAGTATCTAACAGTTCTGGTTTTTTGATGAAGATACAGTCAGATAAGTTTGTTGATTGTTCACTATGCCAGCTATAATATAATTGTTACAAATTTTAACAatcctttgaaaaaaatatttaatttacatttatcgACTAATTTACAGTTCAAtcaacacttttgttttgtttttgttgtttccCCTTGCAAGGTCAACCAAAGTTCAAAAGGGATATAAATCAAACTTCCCattatgcaaccaaatatttttGCCTTCTCTGATGAAATCTCTATCAATTTAATGGAAAATAAGATAAACAAATGAAACTGGTTTTTAATGTCAAACGACAAAGTTACAAAtctctaaactacaaaggctacagTGATAAATCCATGGTTTACCGCAAAGATGGCGGCCAACGGACAAACCTTTTGAAAATTGTGTAtatgtcataaataaaaaaaatatctacgtTCTAAGTTTGTACTAAAATTTGTGGCCATATAAATGAAACTTTTTAACTGATTGTGTTGTTTAACTCTCAATCCAAATCACATGAAAGGCAGTACAATAAAAAGATCGAGATCAAGTTAAAGCAAATTAACTTCAGCGGTAGGCATTTCATACATATAAGCCAGAATTACAGTCTTTGTATTTATAATTGCTTATAAATCCTtgtacaacaaaaaaaaaattaagcgtTTGTATATTCCTGGAAAAATCgttatcttaaaatttcagatttataatttgaaaaagaacccttaataatattttttttcagtaaagaaaGCACTGCATGATAGAttacttttatcaatttttttcttctgtatttTCATTAGgctaaaatgtttataaacgaaacaataaaaaaagtttaatacgTCTTCCACTTCCGGACGCTTGATTGGATCCTGATCCCAACAGCGCTTTATCAAAACCACCCAATCAATAGGGGGTTTTTGTTCCAGTAACATAGAAGGACGTAAGCCTTCTTCCTTGTAAGGATCCACATTTCCTTTTATCATTGACTCCATATAAGTAAGAGCATCAACCCCATACCAAATCTCCCACATAACTATGGCCAAACTATAGATGTCTGATTTACAGTTATCTATATCTATTTGCTGCAAAACCTCCGGTGCCATGGAAACTGGAGAACCTGTATCAGATTTTGCCAGTCCTATATCAGCAAGTTTCAGTACTTCTCTTCCATTACTGTAGACAATCTTCAAGATACAATAGTGCAAGCACAATTTAAAGGCAAAAACAGATAAAAGTAATGAAGTCAATGTTCATTTAATAATTTGCAAAGATCAAAATGACCGTCCAGACGTTTCTGTTAtagttaattaaaatatatatcttatatattctaaaagtcaaacttaaaatatatatactgtaagtTTTGGGGCATCTTTTAACTTAAAACAGGGTATTATTTTAACtcggaaaaattatttaactcGGAATTCTATTAAAATGTGATTTTAGCTGTAGTTGCTGTAGTGAGACATCAATTATGCAGTAATGATGATTTGTGTTGTAGAAGTTCATTTATCGATATCCTTCATCATATGATAATtcaaattatcatttgaagtACTTATACATAATCATATAATTTCTATTAAGTATAATATGTGTTcttcatatttatttcattgaaatatttcatcatatattataattcaaattatCTATTATATGTGTTCttctttgtttgtttattcattacTGGTTGTTTGTGAATGTGTCTTCACTGTTTATTGTCTTTATAGTTtaatgaaagggggggggggggcatggcATGGACACCCTTTTGCGCATGCATTAAATTCTAGTGTGGCTAATTTGGCcttatctgtaaaaaaaaaattgtaagacTAACAAAATTACGATGTTTGTGAAGTATTACGCAAAAGAATACACATGTTCCACTGTGTTGTTAGACTTCCATCGATATCGTAAGCTGCAAAATGTACACACGTAATCACCTATAAACTTCCATACGACAATATATCGTCACCTGAACTCTATGTTACCAGAAATTAACATCGGTGTTAACCGCGATCATAATATCCACATCAGTGAACAGATATAGAGCCAGTATCTCGCTAAAACGCGACGATGTGTACACAGGGCCATTTCCATTTACTTCCAGATGCAGACTACAGAAAATCATCGTCACTTTTCAATTTCTGACGTCACGCACTCGATATTTCTTTTGTACAGGCACCGCACAAATATCAAAGCCCACAAATATCTTGCGTTTATAATACTGACACTGAATTATTGAACTGAATTAAACTTGTAAGCAAAAGTCATAATTCAATATCGATGTACTTATCTATTCTAAAGAGAAAGCG
This genomic interval carries:
- the LOC136275079 gene encoding putative uncharacterized protein DDB_G0290521 → MARRSSVREDRHFLVRYLCDDNFQVRSCAYFRRESDITITVSEEYDVQWGRAKEVDRAVVLDSGSDQELRVKMRELETRTEPSSPTPPASLLSPSPPPSPPTPAPKRQKTTISFTKSGKPKASMITSGSPPTVNEQTLPIAVPATVPTGPQTPPVVVPASVPTGPQTPPVVVPASVPTGPQTPPVVVPASVPIGLQTPRASKPVVRFRPHRLSTSDSDSLVGGLSKEVSDLRKSVDIVNKKIDATNRRTTHLETLRTTAIANTNIIIDIIRRQSSDNTLTQLNSVMHSQTSAEETPSSTPTDEGIPPEFKIDDSELRVHVRESRNAGNFAVNLTRKLFPELFGEGQLRYEYNWYGGGKLEKKELDPVRKQVVKQYVVYFFPEFQSHEAWRKCVVPKINECLRRNDKRLKRKSIVIPQLTECHYDVFDFVD